One window from the genome of Actinomycetota bacterium encodes:
- the secE gene encoding preprotein translocase subunit SecE: protein MNRQMKRMQERAERQQKRGGAERSTAPSAAAKRAQTTEKRKRTGVRQFLKEVRLELKKVDWPSRRELISYTVVVLATLIVTTMYVAGLDYVFSKAILDLLS, encoded by the coding sequence ATGAACCGACAGATGAAGAGGATGCAGGAGCGCGCCGAGCGCCAGCAGAAGCGTGGCGGCGCCGAGCGTTCCACCGCGCCGTCGGCCGCGGCCAAGCGCGCGCAGACCACCGAGAAGCGCAAGCGCACCGGTGTCCGGCAGTTCCTGAAGGAGGTTCGCCTCGAGCTCAAGAAGGTCGATTGGCCCAGCCGCCGCGAGCTCATCTCCTACACGGTCGTGGTGCTCGCCACGCTGATCGTGACCACCATGTACGTCGCGGGCCTCGACTACGTCTTCTCGAAGGCGATCCTCGACCTGCTCTCCTGA